Part of the Bacillus cereus group sp. RP43 genome is shown below.
ACGTATAGTGATTATAAGGGAGGGCGTCAAAAGACTCCACCTGAGTTATCAGAGCAATTCCCGTTTATTCGTGAGATGCTTGATGCATTCAATGTACCGCGTTATGAGCTGGAAAATTATGAAGCGGATGACATTATGGGGACGTTAGCGAAAGAAGCGAGTGAGCAAGGGTTTCATGTGAAAGTTATTTCAGGAGATAAAGATTTACTGCAACTTGTTTCAGATAATACACTCGTTTGTATTCCTCGCAAAGGGATTACAGAAGTAGATGAATATACGAAAGAAGCTTTATTTGAGAAATATAGCTTATCACCAAAGCAAATTATCGACATGAAAGGTTTAATGGGGGATCAATCAGATAACATTCCAGGTGTACCAGGTGTTGGTGAAAAAACTGCGATTAAATTGTTAACACAATTTGAAACGGTAGAAGCGGTATATGAAAACTTAGATCAAGTAAGTGGCAAGAAATTAAAAGAAAAGTTAGAAGCAAATAAAGAACAAGCTCTTATGAGTAAAGAACTTGCGACTATTATTACAGACGCACCGATTACTGTGCATGTAGATGATATGGCATATAAAGGGTATGAACCAAGCGATTTAATTCCAATGTTCGAGAATTTAGGATTTACATCCCTTTTAAATAAATTAGGTGTTACACCGGAGGAAACGGCTCCAGCTGAATTAGATGATATTTCATTTGATATTGTAGAAGAAGTTACAGAAGAAATGCTTCAGCAAGATAGTGCGCTTATTGTTGAAGTACAAGAAGATAACTATCATAAAGCCGATATTCAAGGTTTTGGTATTCAAAATGAAAACGGTTGTTACTTCATTCCGGCCGATGTTGCTCTTAAATCAGATGCTTTTAAAGAGTGGCTTGCAAATGGGGAAATGAGAAAACATACATTTGATGCGAAGCGTGCTATCGTTGCCCTCAAATGGAATGGTGTAGATATTCAGGGAATTGATTTTGATTTATTAATTGCCGCTTATTTACTTGATCCAGCTGATACCGATAAAGATTTCCGTGCTGTTGCGAAAATGAAAGAAACACATGCGGTAAAATCTGACGAAGAAGTTTACGGGAAAGGTGCGAAGCGTGCTGTTCCGGAGCAAGAGGTAGTAGCTGAGCATGTAGCTCGTAAAGTGCATGTATTATATGATGTGAAGCAAACATTCGAGGAAGAATTAGAAAAGAATGAGCAATATGAACTATTTACAGAGTTAGAATTACCTCTTGCTCGTGTACTAGCTGACATGGAAGTGAAAGGTGTTACAGTTGATACGGAGCGCCTTCGTAATATGGGAGAAGAGCTTGCGGGTAGATTAAAGGAAATGGAACAAGAGATTTATGAGCTTGCAGGAACGGAATTTAATATTAATTCACCGAAGCAACTTGGGGTTATTCTGTTTGAAAACTTAAATTTACCTGTTATTAAAAAGACGAAAACAGGTTATTCTACGTCTGCTGATGTGCTAGACAAGCTTATGGATCATCATGCAATCATTCCGAAGATTTTACACTACCGTCAATTAGGAAAACTAAATTCTACATATATTGAAGGGTTATTAAAAGTTGTACATGACGATTCATCTAAAATTCACACTCGCTTTAACCAAGTGTTAACGCAAACGGGACGACTAAGTTCAACGGAACCAAACTTGCAAAATATCCCGATTCGATTAGAAGAGGGAAGGAAGATTCGTCAGGCGTTTATTCCTTCAGAAGAAGGATGGATTATGTACGCAGCTGATTATTCACAAATTGAACTTCGTGTGCTTGCTCACATTGCAAAAGATAAAGGTTTAGTTGAAGCATTCCAACATGACATGGATATTCATACGAAAACAGCTATGGATGTATTCGGTGTTGGAAAGGATGAAGTGACATCTAATATGAGACGACAGGCAAAAGCTGTAAACTTCGGCATTGTATACGGTATTAGTGATTACGGCCTTTCACAAAACTTAGGAATCACGAGAAAAGCGGCAGGGGAATTTATTGAAAGGTATTTAGAAAGCTTCCCTGGGGTACAAGAATATATGGCTGACATTGTAAAAGATGCGAAGCAAAAAGGATATGTTTCAACGTTATTAAATCGCCGTCGTTACATTCCAGAAATTACGAGTCGTAACTTTAATTTACGTAGCTTTGCAGAGCGGACAGCAATGAATACACCAATTCAAGGTAGTGCGGCTGATATTATTAAAAAGGCTATGATTATTATGGCGGATCGCTTAGAAGAAGAAGGCCTACAAGCTCGCTTACTTCTGCAAGTACACGATGAATTGATATTTGAAGCACCAAAAGAAGAATTAGAAAAATTAGAGAAGCTTGTACCTGAAGTAATGGAGCATGCAATTGAACTAGCGGTTCCGCTCAAAGTTGATTATTCTTACGGTCCAACTTGGTACGACGCGAAATAAGGAAGTGATGAAATGCCTGAATTACCAGAGGTTGAAAATGTTAGACGAACGCTTGAAAATCTTGTAACAGGAAAAACGATTGCAGATGTTATTGTAACTTATCCCAAAATAGTAAAACGACCGGATGATGCAGAAATCTTTAAAGACATGCTGAGAGGCGAGAAAATCGAGAATATAAAGCGAAGAGGTAAGTTTTTGCTTTTGTATGTAACGAACTATGTAATTGTTTCACATTTGCGTATGGAAGGTAAGTTTTTACTTCATCAAGAGGATGAGCCAATTGATAAACATACACACGTACGTTTCTTATTTACAGATGGAACTGAATTACATTATAAAGATGTGCGAAAGTTTGGTACGATGCATCTCTTTAATAAAGGTGAAGAGTTTGCTCAAATGCCTCTTGCTGATTTAGGACCAGAGCCATTTGATGCTGAATTGACACCGCAGTACTTACAAGAAAGATTACAAAAGACAAATCGCAAAATAAAAGTCGTATTATTAGATCAGCGTCTTTTAGTAGGGCTTGGAAATATATATGTAGATGAAGTATTATTCCGTTCGCAAATTCATCCAGAACGAGAAGCTGCATCTTTAACAGAAGAAGAAGTAGAAAGAATTTATGAGGCGACTGTTACAACGCTGGGCGAAGCGGTTAAGCGTGGCGGAAGTACAATTAGAACGTATATTAATTCGCAAGGACAAATTGGTTCGTTCCAGGAACTTCTAAATGTATATGGAAAAAAAGGAGAACCGTGTGTGACTTGCGGTACGATATTAGAAAAAACAGTTGTTGGCGGCAGGGGAACACATTACTGCCCAATTTGCCAACCTAGAATATAGAAAAGGGATAACATCGGATAGGCATTTGTCATATACATAGAGCAGAGCTATGTATAAGGGAGGAGCTTACCGATGTACCTTTATTTATCTCTTATTTTATTAGCTTTTACATTAAGCTTAGATAGCTGTAGTGTAGGGCTAACATATGGGTTAAGGAGCGTAAGAATTCCACTAAGATCAATTATGATTATCGGGATCTGTTCAGCAGCTGTCATGCTTGTTTCCATGGGAATTGGACATATGATCGCGAAAATATTTTCACCTGTTATCGCAACGCGTATCGGTGGGCTTGTTCTTATTGGAATAGGTATTTGGGTATTATATCAATTTTTTCGAAGTGATAAAAAAGAAGATTCGAAGCAAGAAGAGAAGGTTTGGAAACTAGAAATTGCTTCTCTAGGGTTAGTGATTCAAATTTTGCGGAAGCCGACTGTTGCGGATTTTGATAAATCAGGAACGATCTCTGCAGGAGAAGCACTACTTCTCGGCATTGCTCTTTCAGTAGATTCGTTTGGTGCTGGAATTGGTGCATCTTTATTAGGCTATACACCTGCGATGATGGCGATATTAGTCGCGGTTATGAGTTCTTTATTCTTATTTATTGGAATGAAGCTCGGTACGGTTTTATCGAATATGAAATGGTTACAAAAATTTACATTCCTGCCTGGGGTATTACTCATTATTATTGGAATTTGGAAAATGTAAGTATGGGCGTGGAACGTTAGTTTCGCGCCTTTTATTATGAGGAGGATTATTATGACAGTAGTAATTGGATTAACAGGAGGCATTGCAAGTGGAAAAAGTACGGTATCAGAAATGTTTCGTGAAATGAGTATACCGGTTATTGATGCAGATATTATTGCTCGAGAAGTTGTAGAACGAGGAAAACCAGCATATAACAAAATTGTAGAGGTTTTCGGAACGGAAGTGTTACAAAAAGATGGAGAACTGGATCGACCGAAGCTTGGAAGTGTCGTTTTCTATAATGAAGAAAAACGATTGCAGTTAAACGAAATTGTTCACCCTGCAGTGCGTGAAGAAATGAATGCACAAAAGGAGATGTACATAAAAGAAGGTATGCAAGCGGTTGTGTTAGATATCCCTCTTTTGTTTGAAAGTAAATTAACAAATCTTGTTGATCGTGTTTTAGTTGTAGCAGTTACGCCCAATACACAATTGGAACGTTTAATGAAACGAAATAACTTTTCAGAAGAAGAAGCAACGGCGCGTATTCAATCTCAAATGTCATTAGAAGAAAAAGTAAAGAAAGCAGATGAAGTAATTTATAATGATGGCACAATTGCTGAAACGAAAACACAATTAGCGGCTATTTTGAAAGAATGGAACATTATTGATTAAAAAATTGTGAAATTAATGAAAATGCTTAGTGACATATCTCCTTTTTGTGTTATACTATTATTGGGATTGGAGATAAATAGTATAACGCATTCAAGGGGGATAACATATTATGACTCGTGTGGCAATTAATGGATTTGGACGTATTGGGAGAATGGTGTTTCGTCAAGCAATAAAAGAAAGCGCATTCGAAATTGTAGCAATCAACGCAAGCTATCCGTCCGAAACGTTAGCACATTTAATTAAATATGATACAGTACATGGTAAGTTTGACGGAACAGTGGAAGCATTTGAAGATCATTTATTAGTAGATGGGAAAATGATTCGCCTTTTAAACAACCGCGATCCAAAGGAATTGCCTTGGAAAGAATTAGGTGTTGAAGTTGTAATTGAAGCAACTGGTAAATTTAACTCGAAAGAAAAAGCAATTCTTCATGTTGAAGCTGGAGCGAAAAAAGTTATTTTAACAGCACCTGGTAAAAATGAAGATGTAACAATCGTAGTTGGTGTGAACGAAGACCAATTAGATATTACAAAACATACCGTTATTTCAAATGCATCTTGTACAACAAACTGTTTAGCGCCGGTTGTAAAGGTGTTAGATGAGCAGTTCGGAATTGAAAACGGTTTAATGACAACTGTTCACGCTTATACAAATGACCAAAAAAATATTGATAACCCACATAAAGATTTAAGAAGAGCGCGTGCTTGCGGACAGTCTATCATTCCGACAACGACGGGTGCTGCGAAAGCGCTTGCAAAAGTTCTTCCGCACTTAAACGGAAAACTTCATGGTATGGCACTTCGTGTACCAACACCAAACGTGTCTCTTGTTGATTTAGTAGTAGACGTAAAACGTGATGTAACAGTTGAAGATATTAATGAAGCATTCAAAACTGTTGCAAACGGTGCGTTAAAAGGAATTGTAGAATTCAGCGAAGAGCCTTTAGTGTCTATCGACTTTAATACAAATACACACTCAGCTATTATTGATGGTTTATCTACAATGGTAATGGGTGAGCGTAAAGTGAAAGTACTTGCTTGGTATGATAACGAGTGGGGCTACTCTCGTCGTGTTGTAGATCTTGTAACGTTAGTTGTAGATGAATTAGCAAAACAAGAAAATGTACAACATATTTAAGTGAAATAGGGGGAGGGCAAGTGAATATTTGCCTTCTTTTTTTATTTTTTTCTGAAAAGAAAAAAATTATAGGAGTATATTTTCAAATAGTGGACAGACCAAAAAACGTTGTGATTACTGTATTTGTGAATCATTTATTTTTTTTGGGGAAAAGTAAAGAGGAAATTATGACAGAAAATCGAAAAAACTGTTGTTGCAAAATGAAAATAAACAAAGTATACTAACACTCGTAAACTTAAGAGCTGAGGTACGTAGTCACTACTTAAAGGGTTAGGACCTCTCTGGACTAACTTTCCCCCGTGGTAGTGGAGCAAGCCAAATTGCAAATTAGTTTTCAATTCGAACAGTTAGAATAAATTTACAAGGGGGAACTGTAGAATGGATACTATGGATACGATGGGTCGTCACGTGATCGCTGAACTTTGGGATTGCGATTTCGACAAGCTTAATGACATGCCGTATATTGAACAATTATTTGTGGATGCAGCACTGAGAGCTGGTGCTGAAGTGCGTGAGGTTGCTTTCCATAAATTTGCACCACAAGGTGTAAGTGGAGTAGTAATTATCTCGGAATCACATTTAACAATTCATAGCTTTCCGGAGCACGGTTACGCAAGTATTGATGTTTATACTTGTGGGGATCGTATTGATCCAAATGTTGCTGCAGAATATATTGCAGAAGGTTTAAACGCGAAAACGCGTGAGAGCATCGAGCTTCCTCGAGGCACTGGTAGCTTCGAAATTAAGCAGAGAGAAACAAAAGCTCTTTAAAAAAGAACATAATTGATTTAAAATGTAAAGAGGTGTATAATGCACCTCTTTTTTAGTTTATATAAAATAGGATCACGATATGTAATAACTTAGAGTGGTCATTGTAGAAGAATGAGTTATATAATATTGTATATATATTTTCACATGTAGGTGAGTAGCGAAGAATAAAGATTATATTGTAAAGGAGTGAATGAATTGCGTTGTCCATCCTGTTTTCATAATGGCACAAGAGTGTTAGATTCGCGTCCGGTAGACGAGGGGCGCTCTATTCGAAGAAGAAGAGAGTGTGAAAGTTGTTTAAGTCGCTTTACGACATTTGAAAGAGTAGAAGAATCACCTCTTATCGTTGTTAAAAAAGAAGGAACACGAGAAGAGTTTAATAAAGAGAAAATTTTACGCGGTTTAATTAAAGCGTGTGAAAAAAGACCTGTATCTTTAAGGCAGTTAGAGGAAGTAACACAAAGTGTGGAGCGTGAACTTCGTAACTTAGGTATATCAGAAGTGAAAAGTGATATGATTGGTGAAATTGTTATGGAAGAACTTCGTGATATTGATGATGTTGCTTACGTACGTTTTGCTTCTGTGTATCGTCAATTTAAAGATTTAAATGTATTTATTGAAGAATTAAAAGATATACTGCAAAAAGAGAGAGAGTAGAAAGAACCTCTTTATATACTGTAAGTAAACGAGATAAGAGAGCTAGAAGCGGAAGCTAATAGCTCTTTTTCGCTAATAAATTATATAATAAGGATAGAACGAGTGAAATATAGGTTAGATTGGATGAGAGAAAGGAAAAGCAAGAATGGAAAAACAGTCATGGATGGAGCTATTGCCGATTGATCGTTATAAAGTAAGTGCAAAAGGGTTGTTACATAATTACGACCGGAAAGTATTAACGATGTTGTATCAGCCGTTAATAGGTAGTAGAGCTTTTAGCTTATACATGACGCTATGGGGAGAGTTAGAGCAAGATCGTGTGTTTGGAAAAGAGAATACACATCACTCCCTTATGGTGACTATGCAAATGCAACTTCCTGAAATATATGGGGAACGAGTAAAGTTAGAAGCGATTGGTCTTTTAAATGTATATATTAAGAAAGAAAAAGATATTCGAATGTTTATATATGAATTGCAACCACCTTTATCTCCGAAGCAGTTTTTTGATGATATTGTTTTAAGTATCTTTTTATATAATCGCTTGAGTCGGACAAAATACAACCAAGTAAAGCAATATTTCTTAGAGGAAGAATTCGATTTTGCTTCTTATGAAAATGTTACGCGCTCCTTCAACGATGTATTTGATTCGTTTAACCCAGGTCAGTTTGAACATGCGCAAGAAGAACTGCGTATCCCGAAAACGACAACTATGCCAAATAACGAGAATGGGGATGCACCGAAAGTTTGGAATGATTTCTTTGATTTCTCTTTATTTGTAGACGGACTATCAGCGCTTGTTCCTAAAAAGGCGATTACAGATCAAGTGCGAGAATGTGTCATTACACTCGCTTATGTGTACGGTGTGGATGTGTTATCGATGCAAAATATCGTTCTTGGCGCAGTGACAGAGAGGCAAACTATTGATATCGAAAGGCTTCGGAAGGGAGCACGCGATTGGTATCAATTTGAAAATGGTCAAGCACTACCTGTATTAAGTGAAAGGGTGCAACCTCATGCTGCTCGTACAATGAAAGAGAAAGAGCCATCTACGCAAGAAGAGATGCTAATGAAGCAGTTAGAGGAAATCTCGCCAAAACAACTATTGAAAGAGATTTCAGGCGGTGCAGAGGCAACGAAAGCGGACTTGCAAATCGTTGAGGATGTAATGATAAATCAAAAATTAACGCCAGGGGTTGTGAATGTACTTATTTATTACGTTATGCTACGCTCAGATATGAAGCTTGCTAAAACGTATGTCGAGAAGATTGCTGGACATTGGGCACGAAAAAAGGTCGGTACAGTAGGCGAAGCAATGGCGCTAGCGAAAGAAGAGAATCGTCAATATCAAGAGTGGGCCGAGACGAAGAAGAAAGGCCGAACAGCTAAGAGAACGGTGCGTAAAGAAATGGTGCCTGATTGGCTTAAAGAAGAACCGAAAGAACAAGCGAAAGAAACTGTGGAAAATGACGTAAGTGTGGAAAAAAAGGCAAGTATGTTAGAAGATGAACGAAAACGATTAGAAGAAGTATTGAAAAAATATAAGCGTGATTAATAGAAGAGAATGAACGCTCTTTGAGGTGAGGAAATGGAGCATATTCAAAATTCGTTTGCGAAGTTAATGGAAAATAAAAACTTTAAAAATAGATATGAAGTGTTAAAAGCGGAAGTAATGGCGCACCCACGTGTGAAAGAATTTATAGACGAACATAAAGGTGAAGTAACGACTTCGATGATTGAACGAAGTCTTGTGAAGTTATATGAATACATTGGACAAAGTGTAGGGTGCGCTGATTGTCCAAATTTAGGGTCATGTAAAAATATGCTGCAAGGATATGAGCCGAAGCTTGTCATTCAAGGTAAGATGATTGATATTCAATACGATCGCTGCGTAAGAAAAGTAGCGTATGATGAGAGAAAGAAACATGAAAAACTCGTTCAAAGCGTGTATATGCCAAATGATATTTTACAGGCGTCTATGGAAAACTTAGACCCTTCAGGTTTAGATGCACGTATTGAGGCGATTGGTGCAGCGAATGAATTTTTACGTGCATATGAACCAGGGAAAAAAGTGCAGGGCTTATATCTTTACGGTAAATTTGGTGTAGGGAAAACATATCTTTTAGGGGCGATTGCAAATGAGCTTGCTCTAAAGAAAATAAGTTCGATGATTGTATACTTCCCGGAATTTTTACGTGAAATTAAAAGTTCGATTCAAGATAATACGATTGGGGAAAAGATTGATGCGGTAAAACGCGTACAAGTATTAATGTTAGATGATATCGGAGCGGAAGCAATGTCAAGTTTTGTACGTGACGATGTTCTCGGTGCGATCTTGCAATTCCGTATGTTAGAAAACTTACCGACGTTCTTTACGTCTAACTTTGATTTCAAACAGTTAGAACATCATTTAACGTATACACAGCGCGGTGAAGCAGAAGAGATGAAAGCGGCCCGTATTATGGAACGAATTCAATATTTAGCGAAGCCAATTTCTATTGGTGGAAAGAACCGTCGTCATAAGTAAAGAGTAAGCTGAGAAGCTTGCTCTTTTTTATCCCGCTATTGGCGGGCAGTAAGACTCCCACCTCAAAATTCGGCTGTAAAGCAAAGAAGTTAGGTGGAAGCCCTGCTGCCCGTAAAAGCCCGATTGGTGCGGGCTAATAATCAGTGGAGGATGGACAAAACCTCCACTGATTAAAGTTTCACTTTATTTTAATCATTTTTTCAGAGTAGCTTGTATCATTTTTTTCTCCCTCCCTTAATATATATAAAATTAGCAAGCCATATCGAGTGGATGTTCTAACGATGGGAGATAGGTTTCTACTAAGAGTGAACTTCCATAGATCGGACTCTTATAGGATTTGTAACGTATAGGTGCAATCCTTTAGAGCGGGGATAAAAGGGGGGACAAAAGTGATTGAAATTTGCTTCGAAGAAAAAAATGATGCTGTGCACGTATACAGACAACTAACGAAAAGAACGGAATCCTTATATAAGGAAACAAGTGTATATTTAAACGAACAAAAGGTTGTTATTCATATACCATTATGTGAATCGAATTATATTGAAAAGGTTTTATTGCCAGTATTACTATATTTCATTATGAATGTGAAACAAAATGAATGGATTCATACCATTTTAAAGGAAAAGTTTTTTTATGAAGAACAAGAAGAGTGTCATCAAATATTGCATATGGCACATGAGATTTTAAAGGAAAGAAGAAAAGGAGTAGTTCGTGATTTAACACGTCAAAAATTTGAATCTTATATTGCGTCGTCTTTGAATGATTGGCTTTGTGATCCGCTCTCATTCTCGTTTTCATCATACGTTCGTTTTCGTCTTCGTACATACAGGGAAATGGTAGCTAAGCTTGCTGAAGTTGCAATTGATGAGTATAAGATGGAGCAGGAATATCAAATGTTCATTGAGACACTTCGCCAACAAGTAAGTAGCCGGAAATCACGTTTGTCCTGTGTACATCTTATTTTTGATGAAAGTTTTATTTTCTATGATGATAAAGGTAGACGTTTAAAACAGGAGAAATTGGTTCAATATATAGATGAAGAATTATTAAAGAAACAGGATGTATATATCGATACGAAAGTAATTGCACCACTTCTTTCTATTTCGCCGAAAAAGATTTATTTATATACGAAAGAACAAGATCATAATATGATTATTACTTTGCGAAATGTATTTCAGGAACGAGTGCAACTACATGGATTACATGAATTTGAGCGCAACGTGAAAAATTTAAAAAATAAAGGTAACGCCCTTGATTTTCTAAGTTTTTGAGCATATAATTACCTACATAAATGAAATATATTGAAATGTCATGATGAGGACATGAGTAGTTTTCTACGATTTTCAGAGAGGGAAGCCTTAGGGTGTGAGCTTCCTAGTACGGGATAATTACTTACCACCTCTAAACATTAGCAGTGAACGATTTTTCTAGTAATTGCTAACGGACAACACCGTTATGTTGAACTTGAGCAATTAACAATCATGTTAATTGGAACAAGGGTGGAACCACGAATTCAACACTCGTCCCTTTTTACGGGATGAGTGTTTTTTATTTTGAGAAAAAGAGGAGTGACCAGTGATGGCAGATGTAGTTAAAATTACTTTCCCTGATGGAGCTGTGAAGGAGTTTCCAAAAGGCGTAACAACTGAAGAAATCGCAGCTTCTATTAGCCCAGGCTTAAAGAAAAAAGCTGTGGCTGGAAAATTAAACGATGAGATGATTGATCTTGTTACACCAATCGAAGAAGATGGTGCAGTTTCTATTATTACATTAGATTCTGAAGATGGCTTATACATTTTACGCCATTCAACTGCCCACCTTTTAGCACAAGCGTTAAAACGTTTATATAAAGATGTTAAGCTTGAGCTTGGCATTGGTCCAGTAATCGAAAATGGCTTCTACTACGATATTGATATGGAAGAAGCAATTACAGTTGAAGACTTCAAGAAAATCGAAAAAGAAATGCAAAAAATCGTAAACGAGAACTTAGAAATCGTTCGTCATGAAGTACCACGTGCAGAAGCACTTCGTCGCTTTGAAGAAATCGGCGATGAGTTAAAATTAGATTTAATTAACGATCTTCCAGAAGATGCAGTTATTTCAATCTATGAGCAAGGCGAATTCTTCGACCTTTGTCGTGGTGTTCACCTTCCATCTACAGGGAAAATTAAAGTGTTTAAATTATTAAGCGTAGCGGGTGCTTACTGGCGCGGCGATAGCAATAATAAAATGTTACAACGTATTTACGGTACTGCATTTGTTAAGAAAGCAGAATTAGATGAGCACTTACGTATGCTTGAAGAAGCAAAAGAGCGTGATCACCGTAAATTAGGTAAAGAATTAAAACTATTTACTAATAGCCAAAAAGTAGGACAAGGTTTACCACTTTGGTTACCAAAAGGTGCAACAATTCGCCGCATTATCGAGCGTTATATCGTTGATAAAGAAGCAAGCTTAGGTTATGATCACGTATACACTCCAGTATTAGGAAGCAGAGAGCTTTATGAAACTTCTGGTCACTGGAACCATTACCGTGATGGCATGTTCCCATCAATGGAAATGGATAATGAAGAATTAGTTCTTCGTCCAATGAACTGCCCTCACCATATGATGGTTTATAAAAATGATATTCACAGTTACCGTGAATTACCAATCCGTATTGCGGAACTTGGAACAATGCACCGCTATGAAATGTCTGGAGCATTATCTGGATTACAACGTGTACGCGGAATGACTTTAAACGATGCGCACATTTTCGTTCGTCCAGATCAAATTAAAGAAGAGTTAAAACGTGTTGTAAACTTAACTTTAGAAGTGTACAAAGATTTCGGTTTAGAAAACTATTCATTCCGTCTATCTTATCGTGACCCAGCAGATACTAAAAAGTATTATGCAGATGATGAGATGTGGGAAAAAGCACAAGGTATGTTAAAAGAAGCTATGGATGAAATGGGTCTTGATTACTATGAAGCTGAAGGTGAAGCGGCATTCTATGGTCCAAAACTTGACGTTCAAGTTCGTACTGCTCTTGGAAAAGACGAAACACTTTCAACTGTACAATTAGACTTCTTACTTCCAGAACGCTTTGAATTAGCTTACGTTGGTGAAGACGGTAAACAACATCGTCCAGTTGTAATTCACCGTGGCGTTGTATCAACTATGGAACGTTTCGTAGCCTTCTTAATTGAAGAATACAAAGGCGCATTCCCAACTTGGTTAGCTCCAGTTCAGGCGCAAGTAATTCCAGTTTCTCCGCAAGTACATTTAGACTATGCAAAGAAAGTACAAGATGAATTACGACGTGCTGGTATCCGTGTTGAATTAGATACTCGTGAAGAGAAAATTGGTTACAAAATCCGTGAAGCACAAATGCAAAAGATTCCGTACATGCTTGTAGTAGGTGACAATGAAGTTACTGAAAATGGCGTTAACGTACGTAAATATGGTGAACAAAAATCAGAAACAATCGCATTAGATGCGTTTGTTGACATGATTAAAGTAGAAGGAAAACGATAAGAAAAAGCCGCGGTATACCGCGGCTTTTTTATGTATTATGAAAAAGAAAATCTAGAAAAAATAACCAAACAATACTTATCATAAAAAAGTATTGCAAGTATGCTAGTTGTTTGTTACAATATTTCTTGTTGTTAGTAAAACACATCGCGTCTTCTTGACAGACGTCATGTCCTATGATAAACTCATCAAGGATAATAGAATATGGTTTTGACAAGTAGAAGCACCCGCTTCTCACCTGATGGACGCATTCGCAGTTAGCAGGTAAATGTATTTCTTACTAAAGATATTACAAGTGTGGGTGCCGTGTGCCCGCACTTTTTTTGTTCGGGTTCTACAATTGCAAAACGTATTCTAA
Proteins encoded:
- the ytxC gene encoding putative sporulation protein YtxC → MIEICFEEKNDAVHVYRQLTKRTESLYKETSVYLNEQKVVIHIPLCESNYIEKVLLPVLLYFIMNVKQNEWIHTILKEKFFYEEQEECHQILHMAHEILKERRKGVVRDLTRQKFESYIASSLNDWLCDPLSFSFSSYVRFRLRTYREMVAKLAEVAIDEYKMEQEYQMFIETLRQQVSSRKSRLSCVHLIFDESFIFYDDKGRRLKQEKLVQYIDEELLKKQDVYIDTKVIAPLLSISPKKIYLYTKEQDHNMIITLRNVFQERVQLHGLHEFERNVKNLKNKGNALDFLSF
- the thrS gene encoding threonine--tRNA ligase produces the protein MADVVKITFPDGAVKEFPKGVTTEEIAASISPGLKKKAVAGKLNDEMIDLVTPIEEDGAVSIITLDSEDGLYILRHSTAHLLAQALKRLYKDVKLELGIGPVIENGFYYDIDMEEAITVEDFKKIEKEMQKIVNENLEIVRHEVPRAEALRRFEEIGDELKLDLINDLPEDAVISIYEQGEFFDLCRGVHLPSTGKIKVFKLLSVAGAYWRGDSNNKMLQRIYGTAFVKKAELDEHLRMLEEAKERDHRKLGKELKLFTNSQKVGQGLPLWLPKGATIRRIIERYIVDKEASLGYDHVYTPVLGSRELYETSGHWNHYRDGMFPSMEMDNEELVLRPMNCPHHMMVYKNDIHSYRELPIRIAELGTMHRYEMSGALSGLQRVRGMTLNDAHIFVRPDQIKEELKRVVNLTLEVYKDFGLENYSFRLSYRDPADTKKYYADDEMWEKAQGMLKEAMDEMGLDYYEAEGEAAFYGPKLDVQVRTALGKDETLSTVQLDFLLPERFELAYVGEDGKQHRPVVIHRGVVSTMERFVAFLIEEYKGAFPTWLAPVQAQVIPVSPQVHLDYAKKVQDELRRAGIRVELDTREEKIGYKIREAQMQKIPYMLVVGDNEVTENGVNVRKYGEQKSETIALDAFVDMIKVEGKR
- the dnaI gene encoding primosomal protein DnaI; translated protein: MEHIQNSFAKLMENKNFKNRYEVLKAEVMAHPRVKEFIDEHKGEVTTSMIERSLVKLYEYIGQSVGCADCPNLGSCKNMLQGYEPKLVIQGKMIDIQYDRCVRKVAYDERKKHEKLVQSVYMPNDILQASMENLDPSGLDARIEAIGAANEFLRAYEPGKKVQGLYLYGKFGVGKTYLLGAIANELALKKISSMIVYFPEFLREIKSSIQDNTIGEKIDAVKRVQVLMLDDIGAEAMSSFVRDDVLGAILQFRMLENLPTFFTSNFDFKQLEHHLTYTQRGEAEEMKAARIMERIQYLAKPISIGGKNRRHK
- the nrdR gene encoding transcriptional regulator NrdR; this encodes MRCPSCFHNGTRVLDSRPVDEGRSIRRRRECESCLSRFTTFERVEESPLIVVKKEGTREEFNKEKILRGLIKACEKRPVSLRQLEEVTQSVERELRNLGISEVKSDMIGEIVMEELRDIDDVAYVRFASVYRQFKDLNVFIEELKDILQKERE
- a CDS encoding DnaD domain protein, translated to MEKQSWMELLPIDRYKVSAKGLLHNYDRKVLTMLYQPLIGSRAFSLYMTLWGELEQDRVFGKENTHHSLMVTMQMQLPEIYGERVKLEAIGLLNVYIKKEKDIRMFIYELQPPLSPKQFFDDIVLSIFLYNRLSRTKYNQVKQYFLEEEFDFASYENVTRSFNDVFDSFNPGQFEHAQEELRIPKTTTMPNNENGDAPKVWNDFFDFSLFVDGLSALVPKKAITDQVRECVITLAYVYGVDVLSMQNIVLGAVTERQTIDIERLRKGARDWYQFENGQALPVLSERVQPHAARTMKEKEPSTQEEMLMKQLEEISPKQLLKEISGGAEATKADLQIVEDVMINQKLTPGVVNVLIYYVMLRSDMKLAKTYVEKIAGHWARKKVGTVGEAMALAKEENRQYQEWAETKKKGRTAKRTVRKEMVPDWLKEEPKEQAKETVENDVSVEKKASMLEDERKRLEEVLKKYKRD